The Burkholderia pyrrocinia genome has a segment encoding these proteins:
- a CDS encoding CitMHS family transporter: MLAWIGAIAIVALFGLIITKRLSPLVALIVVPVAASLAAGFGLTTGKFIVHGVQNIGPIAGMFVFAILFFGILTDAGMLDPIIAGVLRVIGCHPPRIVMGSALLALLIHLDGSGAVTFLVTLPAMMPLYTRLGMDRRILACVASMAAGVNFLPWVGPMLRASAALHIPGSAIFMPMIPVQIVGLVFVFGTAYVLGVREAKRLGLDRAGAASLAVAPRELTDAERALRRPGRFRINLALTLVVLGTLVSGIVDPMVMFMLGTVAALVINYPDVQAQRERIDAHAKAALMMASVLLAAGAFTGIMSGTGMLKAMAEVVVAHVPVEHARHMPFVLGLLSMPLSLLFDPDSFYFGVLPVLAESGKLLGVPPIQMAQAALLGQMTTGFPVSPLTPATFLIVGLTGVELAEHQKFTIPFLFAATVLMVFAAVATGVFPL; encoded by the coding sequence ATGCTCGCATGGATCGGCGCGATCGCCATCGTCGCGCTGTTCGGCCTGATCATCACGAAGCGGCTGTCGCCGCTCGTGGCGCTGATCGTCGTGCCGGTGGCCGCGTCGCTCGCGGCCGGTTTCGGGCTGACGACCGGCAAGTTCATCGTGCACGGCGTACAGAACATCGGCCCGATCGCCGGGATGTTCGTTTTTGCGATTCTATTTTTCGGAATCCTCACCGACGCGGGAATGCTCGACCCGATCATTGCGGGCGTGCTGCGCGTGATCGGCTGCCATCCGCCGCGCATCGTGATGGGCTCGGCGCTGCTCGCGCTGCTGATCCATCTCGACGGCTCGGGCGCCGTCACGTTTCTCGTCACGCTGCCCGCGATGATGCCGCTCTATACGCGGCTCGGGATGGATCGACGCATCCTCGCGTGCGTGGCGTCGATGGCGGCCGGCGTCAACTTCCTGCCGTGGGTCGGGCCGATGCTGCGCGCGTCGGCGGCACTGCACATTCCCGGCTCGGCGATCTTCATGCCGATGATTCCGGTGCAGATCGTCGGGCTCGTGTTCGTGTTCGGCACCGCGTACGTGCTCGGCGTGCGCGAGGCGAAACGGCTCGGGCTCGATCGCGCCGGCGCGGCGTCGCTTGCGGTCGCGCCGCGCGAGCTGACCGACGCCGAACGCGCGCTGCGCCGGCCGGGCCGCTTCCGCATCAATCTCGCGCTGACGCTCGTCGTGCTCGGCACGCTGGTGTCGGGCATCGTCGACCCGATGGTGATGTTCATGCTCGGCACGGTCGCCGCGCTCGTGATCAATTACCCGGACGTGCAGGCCCAGCGCGAGCGGATCGATGCGCATGCGAAGGCCGCGCTGATGATGGCGAGCGTGCTGCTCGCGGCCGGCGCATTCACCGGCATCATGTCCGGCACCGGGATGCTGAAGGCGATGGCGGAAGTCGTCGTCGCCCATGTGCCGGTCGAGCATGCGCGCCACATGCCGTTCGTGCTCGGGCTGCTGTCGATGCCGCTCAGCCTGCTGTTCGACCCCGATTCGTTCTACTTCGGCGTGCTGCCGGTGCTCGCGGAGAGCGGCAAGCTGCTCGGCGTGCCGCCGATCCAGATGGCGCAGGCCGCGCTGCTCGGCCAGATGACGACGGGCTTTCCGGTGAGCCCGCTCACGCCCGCGACGTTCCTGATCGTCGGCCTGACCGGCGTCGAGCTCGCCGAGCACCAGAAATTCACGATTCCGTTCCTGTTCGCCGCCACCGTGCTGATGGTCTTCGCCGCGGTCGCGACGGGCGTGTTTCCGTTATGA
- a CDS encoding acyl-CoA dehydrogenase family protein: MQFDLTDDQRAIESAIEKICERFGDDYWLERDRAGGFPADFHAALAEAGWLGIAMDPAHGGAGLGMTEAALMMRTISASGAGLSGASAVHMNIFGLNPVQVFGNDTQKARFLPPLIAGRDKACFAVTEPDAGLDTAHLTTQAHRDGDHYVLSGRKIWISTAQVANKMLIIARTTPLDQVAKPTDGLSLFYTDLDRSRVEVREIEKMGRKAVDSNMLFIDNLRVSRDDLIGNEGDGFRYLLHGLNPERILIAAEAIGLGQAALRRATQYACERVVFGRPIGQNQSIQHPLALAWMQLEAAWLMVMKAATRYDAGQSCGAEANAAKYLGAEAAFHACQTAIATHGGMGYAKEYHVERYLRECMIPRLAPVSPQLILCYIAEKVLGLPKSY, from the coding sequence ATGCAGTTCGACCTGACCGACGACCAGCGCGCGATCGAAAGCGCGATCGAGAAAATCTGCGAACGCTTCGGCGACGACTACTGGCTCGAACGCGATCGCGCGGGCGGGTTTCCGGCCGATTTCCACGCGGCGCTCGCCGAGGCCGGCTGGCTCGGCATCGCGATGGACCCGGCCCATGGCGGCGCCGGGCTCGGGATGACCGAGGCCGCGCTGATGATGCGCACGATCAGCGCGTCGGGCGCCGGCCTGTCCGGCGCATCGGCCGTTCACATGAACATCTTCGGGCTGAACCCGGTGCAGGTGTTCGGCAACGACACGCAGAAGGCGCGCTTCCTGCCGCCGCTGATCGCCGGGCGCGACAAGGCTTGCTTCGCGGTAACGGAACCCGACGCGGGCCTCGACACCGCGCACCTGACCACGCAGGCGCACCGCGACGGCGATCACTACGTGCTGAGCGGGCGCAAGATCTGGATCTCGACCGCACAGGTCGCGAACAAGATGCTGATCATCGCGCGCACGACGCCGCTCGACCAGGTCGCGAAGCCGACCGACGGGCTGAGCCTGTTCTATACCGATCTCGACCGTTCGCGCGTCGAGGTGCGCGAGATCGAGAAGATGGGCCGCAAGGCCGTCGATTCGAACATGCTGTTCATCGACAACCTGCGCGTGTCGCGCGACGACCTGATCGGCAACGAAGGCGACGGCTTCCGCTATCTGCTGCACGGGCTGAATCCCGAACGGATCCTGATCGCCGCGGAGGCGATCGGGCTCGGGCAGGCCGCGCTGCGCCGCGCGACGCAGTATGCGTGCGAGCGCGTCGTGTTCGGCCGGCCGATCGGGCAGAACCAGTCGATCCAGCATCCGCTCGCGCTGGCGTGGATGCAGCTCGAGGCCGCGTGGCTGATGGTGATGAAGGCCGCGACGCGTTACGACGCAGGGCAGTCGTGCGGCGCGGAGGCGAACGCGGCGAAATACCTCGGCGCGGAAGCCGCGTTCCACGCATGCCAGACGGCGATCGCGACGCACGGCGGGATGGGGTACGCGAAGGAATACCATGTCGAGCGCTACCTGCGCGAGTGTATGATTCCGAGGCTCGCGCCCGTGAGCCCGCAACTGATCCTGTGCTACATCGCGGAGAAGGTGCTCGGGCTGCCGAAGTCTTACTGA
- a CDS encoding IclR family transcriptional regulator codes for MDVKLVARTLDLFELFAAERRPLPLTELARLLNVPASSCLAMARTLVSRGYLYEVRKRGGYYPTRRLQTVAAAIDATDPVVDIVHPHLVALRNASRETAVLGKIQGLSVTYLDVVESEQAIRYTRQPGELRPLHANSIGKAIFAELAGDAQQALGAQLPFERFTDATVADLPALVAQTARFRELGWAENFGESAPELSAIAVALTLDGDWYGLSVVGPTERIRQHRDTHAALLVDAKARLLAEHARG; via the coding sequence ATGGACGTCAAACTCGTTGCCCGCACGCTCGACCTGTTCGAGCTGTTCGCCGCCGAACGGCGGCCGCTGCCGCTCACCGAACTCGCGCGCCTGCTCAATGTGCCGGCGTCGAGCTGCCTCGCGATGGCGCGCACGCTCGTGAGCCGCGGCTACCTGTACGAAGTGCGCAAGCGCGGCGGCTACTACCCGACGCGGCGCCTGCAGACGGTCGCCGCCGCGATCGATGCGACCGATCCCGTCGTCGACATCGTGCATCCGCATCTCGTCGCGCTGCGCAACGCGAGCCGTGAGACGGCCGTGCTCGGCAAGATCCAGGGTTTGTCGGTGACCTACCTCGACGTCGTCGAATCGGAGCAGGCGATCCGTTATACGCGCCAGCCGGGCGAACTGCGGCCGCTGCACGCGAACTCGATCGGCAAGGCGATCTTCGCGGAACTCGCCGGCGATGCGCAGCAGGCGCTCGGCGCGCAGTTGCCGTTCGAGCGTTTCACCGACGCGACGGTGGCGGACCTGCCGGCGCTCGTTGCGCAAACCGCGCGGTTTCGCGAACTCGGTTGGGCCGAGAACTTCGGCGAAAGCGCGCCCGAGCTGTCGGCGATCGCGGTTGCGCTGACGCTCGACGGCGACTGGTACGGGCTGTCGGTCGTCGGGCCGACCGAGCGGATCCGCCAGCATCGCGACACGCATGCGGCGTTGCTCGTCGACGCGAAGGCGCGGCTGCTGGCCGAGCACGCGCGCGGGTAG
- a CDS encoding chitinase, with amino-acid sequence MNNNVLPRFIPRALAAGCLLAAASVSQGAGVYAPFVDVTLYPTPLVDQIGVRQGIQQFTLAFVVAGNGCAPSWGGVQPIGNGASGGLLTALSTSIASYRAKGGEVAVSFGGANGTPLMQACSTVPALKTAYQTVIDTYGLTHIDFDIEGASQQDTAAVARNFQAVAQLQSDYAARGKPLHVTLTLPTMPTGLTQDGLNVVNAAIANKSTFDAVNLMTMDYGPANIDMGAAAISAAQALYAQLDTAFKSAGQPKTGAQLWQMVGVTPMIGVNDVQGETFTLANAQSVLNAAVNNGYGFFGNWSVGRDQPCPNNGAYASPTCSGVAQQPYAFAAIFRKLDGKWGAGVTQDPNYGGGSDGGTPQPGAPWVAGQVYTAGETVTYQGTTYQAQWWTQGDVPGQAAVWKPVGGGSPVWSATTAYQGGTCVMYQGAKYCAKWWTQGDNPSAGGVWVKS; translated from the coding sequence ATGAACAACAATGTGTTGCCGCGTTTCATCCCGCGCGCGCTTGCCGCGGGCTGTCTGCTCGCCGCCGCGAGCGTGTCCCAGGGCGCCGGCGTCTATGCGCCTTTCGTCGACGTGACGCTCTATCCGACGCCGCTCGTCGACCAGATCGGCGTCCGGCAAGGCATCCAGCAGTTCACGCTCGCGTTCGTGGTCGCGGGCAACGGCTGCGCGCCGTCGTGGGGCGGCGTGCAGCCGATCGGCAACGGTGCGAGCGGCGGCCTGCTGACCGCGCTGTCGACGTCGATCGCGAGCTACCGCGCGAAAGGCGGCGAAGTCGCCGTGTCGTTCGGCGGTGCGAACGGCACGCCGCTGATGCAGGCGTGCTCGACGGTTCCCGCGCTGAAGACCGCGTACCAGACCGTGATCGACACGTACGGCCTCACGCATATCGACTTCGACATCGAAGGCGCGTCGCAGCAGGACACCGCTGCGGTCGCGCGCAACTTCCAGGCCGTCGCGCAACTGCAGTCCGACTATGCGGCGCGGGGCAAGCCGCTGCACGTCACGCTGACGCTGCCGACGATGCCGACCGGGCTCACGCAGGACGGCCTGAACGTCGTCAACGCGGCGATCGCGAACAAGTCGACGTTCGACGCGGTGAACCTGATGACGATGGACTACGGCCCCGCGAACATCGACATGGGCGCGGCCGCGATCAGCGCCGCGCAGGCGCTGTACGCGCAGCTCGATACGGCGTTCAAGTCGGCGGGCCAGCCGAAGACCGGCGCGCAGCTCTGGCAGATGGTGGGGGTGACGCCGATGATCGGCGTGAACGACGTGCAGGGCGAGACCTTCACGCTCGCGAACGCGCAAAGCGTGCTGAACGCGGCGGTCAACAACGGCTACGGGTTCTTCGGCAACTGGTCGGTCGGCCGCGACCAGCCGTGCCCGAACAACGGCGCGTATGCGTCGCCGACCTGCTCGGGCGTCGCGCAGCAGCCGTACGCGTTCGCGGCGATCTTCCGCAAGCTCGACGGCAAGTGGGGCGCGGGCGTCACGCAGGACCCGAACTACGGCGGCGGCTCGGACGGCGGCACGCCGCAGCCGGGCGCGCCCTGGGTGGCCGGCCAGGTCTATACGGCCGGCGAGACGGTCACCTACCAGGGCACGACGTATCAGGCGCAATGGTGGACGCAGGGCGACGTGCCCGGCCAGGCGGCGGTGTGGAAACCGGTCGGCGGCGGCTCGCCCGTGTGGTCGGCCACGACCGCCTACCAGGGCGGCACCTGCGTGATGTACCAGGGTGCGAAGTACTGCGCGAAATGGTGGACCCAGGGCGACAACCCGAGTGCCGGCGGCGTGTGGGTGAAGTCGTGA
- a CDS encoding LysR substrate-binding domain-containing protein → MLDLRRLRYFVVVADELHFGRAALRLRVAQPPLTRHIAALESELGVRLFERSTRAVRLTPEGTLFLEHARHVVSAAAEAETSARKIAQGIAGRIVIGYASSIPMSDTFPDVIRAASRTMPDVELAFREAATASQRQQIADGTMDIGFGWAWDGAPGVAVASLVASREPLVAAVPAGNPLAGRASVSVAELADETFVTFPTGYGSAFTAALDDLCTQAGFSPRIGATAAQITTLVSLVAAERGIAIVPGFTATLQRPGVIYVPLAGARAVEQIVSWSEPFASACVERFVALACSLVQPAST, encoded by the coding sequence ATGCTCGACCTGCGCCGCCTTCGTTATTTCGTGGTCGTCGCCGACGAACTGCACTTCGGCCGCGCCGCACTGCGCTTGCGTGTCGCGCAGCCGCCGCTGACGCGCCATATCGCCGCGCTCGAAAGCGAGCTCGGCGTCCGGCTGTTCGAGCGTTCGACTCGCGCGGTGCGGCTGACGCCGGAAGGCACGCTGTTTCTCGAGCATGCGCGCCACGTCGTCAGCGCGGCCGCCGAGGCGGAGACGAGCGCGCGCAAGATCGCGCAAGGCATCGCCGGGCGCATCGTGATTGGTTATGCGAGTTCGATTCCGATGTCCGACACGTTCCCGGACGTCATCCGCGCCGCGAGCCGGACGATGCCCGACGTCGAGCTCGCATTCCGCGAAGCGGCGACCGCCAGCCAGCGCCAGCAGATCGCAGACGGCACGATGGACATCGGCTTCGGCTGGGCGTGGGACGGCGCGCCCGGCGTAGCGGTTGCGTCGCTCGTCGCGTCGCGCGAACCGCTCGTCGCGGCCGTGCCGGCCGGCAATCCGCTCGCGGGCCGCGCGAGCGTCAGCGTGGCGGAACTCGCGGACGAAACCTTCGTGACCTTTCCGACCGGCTACGGTTCGGCATTCACTGCAGCGCTGGACGACCTGTGCACGCAAGCCGGATTCTCACCGCGCATCGGCGCGACCGCTGCGCAGATCACGACGCTCGTGTCGCTGGTGGCCGCCGAACGCGGCATCGCGATCGTGCCGGGTTTCACCGCGACGCTGCAGCGTCCGGGCGTTATCTACGTGCCGCTCGCCGGTGCGCGCGCGGTCGAGCAGATCGTGTCGTGGAGCGAGCCGTTTGCGTCGGCGTGCGTCGAACGCTTCGTCGCGCTCGCGTGCTCGCTTGTGCAGCCTGCATCGACGTAA
- a CDS encoding MFS transporter — protein sequence MNDRITRIAFFLCGFAAFLNLYSTQGILHELAATFGVSAERAGQGVSATTTAVAIIAPFVGMLAARIERRVAISLAAVAVALPVVWSAHAASFASFLGARFAAGLLMPFIFALSIATIGERFDRGTSAEIGALFVAGTTLGGFAGRFATNLLTSMWGWRHALDIVAALCLVTGVAIYASLPAAGAIARRSGHDADAGPSWRIVTRGPLLASFAIGACVLASQVATFTFVGLRLARAPFGFGTVGIGAIYAVFLVAVVVTPLAGRVARHRGPRAPGLAAAAFAIGGALLTLSDSVPAILAGLALSSTAVFIEQASANAFISQAASTARSTAIGIYLSCYYFGGSLGSILPVPGWHRWGWAGCVAFVVVAQAIVGVLVYRFWRTGSAVGTGHADVRGAGFTR from the coding sequence ATGAACGACAGGATCACGCGTATCGCGTTCTTTCTTTGCGGCTTCGCCGCGTTTCTCAATCTCTATTCGACGCAGGGCATCCTGCACGAACTCGCGGCGACCTTCGGCGTCAGCGCGGAACGCGCGGGGCAGGGCGTGAGCGCGACCACGACGGCCGTCGCCATTATCGCGCCGTTCGTCGGCATGCTGGCTGCGCGCATCGAGCGGCGCGTCGCGATTTCGCTCGCGGCGGTGGCGGTCGCGCTGCCGGTCGTGTGGTCCGCACATGCGGCGAGTTTCGCGTCGTTTCTCGGTGCGCGCTTTGCCGCCGGGCTGCTGATGCCGTTCATCTTCGCGCTGTCGATCGCGACTATCGGCGAGCGCTTCGATCGCGGCACGTCGGCCGAGATCGGCGCGCTGTTCGTCGCGGGCACGACGCTCGGCGGTTTCGCGGGGCGCTTCGCGACCAACCTGCTGACGTCGATGTGGGGCTGGCGGCACGCGCTCGATATCGTCGCGGCGCTGTGTCTCGTCACGGGCGTCGCGATCTACGCGAGCCTGCCGGCCGCCGGCGCGATCGCGCGGCGTTCCGGCCACGACGCGGATGCGGGGCCGTCATGGCGCATCGTCACGCGCGGCCCGCTGCTCGCGTCGTTCGCGATCGGCGCGTGCGTGCTCGCGTCGCAGGTCGCGACATTCACGTTCGTCGGCTTGCGGCTTGCCCGCGCGCCGTTCGGCTTCGGCACGGTCGGGATCGGCGCGATCTATGCGGTCTTCCTGGTGGCGGTGGTCGTCACGCCGCTTGCGGGGCGCGTCGCGCGGCATCGCGGCCCGCGCGCACCGGGGCTCGCGGCTGCGGCATTCGCGATCGGCGGTGCATTGCTGACGTTGTCCGACAGCGTGCCGGCGATCCTGGCCGGCCTCGCGCTCAGCTCGACCGCCGTGTTTATCGAACAGGCGTCGGCCAACGCGTTCATCTCGCAGGCCGCTTCGACGGCACGCTCGACGGCGATCGGCATCTACCTATCCTGCTATTACTTCGGCGGCAGTCTCGGGTCGATCCTGCCAGTGCCCGGCTGGCATCGGTGGGGGTGGGCCGGCTGCGTCGCGTTCGTCGTCGTTGCTCAAGCGATCGTCGGCGTGCTCGTGTACCGGTTCTGGCGAACCGGCAGCGCAGTCGGTACCGGGCATGCCGACGTGCGCGGCGCCGGATTCACGCGCTGA
- the cobJ gene encoding precorrin-3B C(17)-methyltransferase produces MTTPPAIVILGAGALDTARRIQARYPGARVHGLASRVDADEPFDELGAHLRELYARGLPIVALCAAGIVIRCLAPALADKGVEPPVLAVAEDGSAVVPLLGGLTGVNVIARELADWLGVAPAITTSGELRFGACVLNPPEGYALADLAQGKRFVSDLLAGASTRIDGAAPWLDDVALPRDDAAAHAIRVTPDAWRGTQDELVIHPRSVVVGVDAQTVHADEALAARIEAALDAQGLARLALAAIVAPASEIGEAALEETAQTLGVPLRFVDVDVDPHAQADAATLLGRALRVAHTLRAVSNGLACAVASHPVDPATLGRARGRLTVLGLGPGGAAWLTPAARAALADATDILGYTTYVNMAGPFRADQRVHGTDNREEMQRARHAFELAAEGRRVAVVSSGDPGVFAMAAAVLEALDEARDPQWAKVDLRVEPGISASLATAAQAGAPLGHDFCAISLSDNLKPWDVIETRLRHAAQADLVMAFYNPISRARPWQLDRALDVVRAHRAAETVVVLGRDIGRPGATLATTTLGALRSDQVDMRTMVIVGSSTTRRFAIDGGREWVYTPRWYR; encoded by the coding sequence ATGACGACTCCGCCCGCGATCGTGATTCTCGGCGCCGGCGCGCTCGACACCGCGCGGCGCATCCAGGCGCGCTACCCGGGCGCCCGCGTGCACGGGCTCGCGTCCCGCGTCGATGCCGACGAGCCGTTCGACGAACTCGGCGCACACCTGCGCGAACTGTATGCGCGCGGCTTGCCGATCGTCGCGCTGTGCGCGGCCGGCATCGTGATTCGCTGCCTCGCGCCCGCGCTGGCCGACAAGGGCGTCGAGCCGCCGGTGCTCGCGGTCGCGGAGGACGGTTCGGCCGTCGTGCCGCTGCTCGGCGGGCTGACGGGCGTCAACGTGATCGCGCGCGAACTGGCCGATTGGCTCGGCGTCGCGCCGGCGATCACGACGAGCGGCGAACTGCGCTTCGGCGCATGCGTGCTCAATCCGCCCGAAGGTTATGCGCTCGCCGATCTCGCGCAGGGCAAGCGTTTCGTGTCCGACCTGCTCGCGGGCGCGTCGACGCGCATCGACGGCGCGGCGCCGTGGCTCGACGATGTCGCGCTGCCGCGCGACGATGCGGCCGCGCATGCGATCCGCGTGACGCCCGATGCCTGGCGCGGCACGCAAGACGAACTCGTGATCCATCCGCGCAGCGTGGTGGTCGGCGTCGATGCGCAAACCGTGCACGCGGACGAAGCGCTCGCCGCGCGCATCGAAGCCGCGCTCGACGCACAAGGCCTCGCGCGGCTGGCGCTCGCGGCCATCGTCGCGCCGGCATCGGAGATCGGCGAAGCGGCGCTGGAGGAAACGGCGCAAACGCTCGGCGTGCCGCTGCGCTTCGTCGATGTCGATGTCGACCCTCACGCGCAAGCCGATGCGGCCACGCTGCTCGGCCGCGCATTGCGCGTCGCGCACACGTTGCGCGCAGTATCGAACGGCCTTGCGTGCGCAGTCGCGTCGCATCCGGTCGATCCCGCCACGCTCGGCCGTGCGCGCGGCCGCCTGACGGTGCTCGGCCTCGGCCCGGGCGGCGCCGCGTGGCTCACGCCGGCGGCGCGCGCCGCGCTCGCGGATGCGACCGACATCCTCGGCTACACGACCTACGTGAACATGGCCGGCCCGTTCCGCGCGGACCAGCGCGTGCACGGCACCGACAATCGCGAAGAGATGCAGCGCGCGCGCCATGCATTCGAGCTCGCGGCCGAAGGCCGGCGCGTCGCGGTCGTGTCGTCGGGGGACCCCGGCGTGTTCGCGATGGCTGCGGCCGTGCTCGAAGCGCTCGACGAAGCGCGCGATCCGCAATGGGCGAAAGTCGACCTGCGCGTGGAACCCGGCATATCGGCGTCGCTCGCGACGGCCGCGCAAGCCGGCGCGCCGCTCGGCCACGACTTCTGCGCGATCTCGCTGTCGGACAACCTGAAGCCGTGGGACGTGATCGAGACGCGCCTGCGGCATGCGGCACAAGCCGATCTCGTGATGGCGTTCTACAACCCGATCTCGCGTGCGCGGCCATGGCAGCTCGACCGCGCGCTCGATGTCGTGCGCGCGCATCGTGCGGCCGAGACGGTGGTCGTGCTCGGTCGCGACATCGGCCGGCCGGGTGCGACGCTCGCGACGACGACGCTCGGCGCGCTGCGCAGCGACCAGGTCGACATGCGCACGATGGTGATCGTCGGCTCGTCGACCACCCGGCGTTTCGCGATCGACGGCGGACGCGAGTGGGTCTATACGCCGCGCTGGTATCGCTGA
- a CDS encoding precorrin-2 C(20)-methyltransferase — MTTARGRLFGVGVGPGDPELMTIKALRVLQAAPVVAYFVAKGKKGNAYGIVEAHLLDTQTQLPLVYPVTTEALPPPLCYETVIADFYDTAAEIVAAHLDAGRDVAVICEGDPFFYGSYMYLHDRLAPRYDTEVIPGVCSMLGGTAVLGQPLVYRNQSLSVLSGVLPEHELRARLAQADAAVVMKLGRNFDKVRRVLDELGLAKRALYVERATMASQRIVPLDEVDPMASPYFSLLVVPGEKWQG; from the coding sequence ATGACGACCGCGCGCGGACGCCTGTTCGGGGTCGGCGTCGGCCCCGGCGACCCTGAACTGATGACGATCAAGGCGCTGCGCGTGCTGCAGGCGGCGCCCGTGGTCGCGTATTTCGTCGCGAAGGGCAAGAAAGGCAATGCGTATGGCATCGTCGAAGCGCACCTGCTCGATACGCAGACGCAACTGCCGCTCGTCTATCCGGTGACGACCGAAGCGCTGCCGCCGCCGCTTTGCTACGAGACGGTGATCGCCGACTTCTACGATACGGCCGCCGAAATCGTCGCGGCGCACCTCGACGCGGGCCGCGACGTCGCGGTGATCTGTGAGGGCGACCCGTTCTTCTACGGCTCGTACATGTACCTGCACGACCGCCTCGCGCCGCGCTACGACACCGAGGTCATCCCGGGCGTGTGCTCGATGCTCGGCGGCACGGCCGTGCTCGGCCAGCCGCTCGTCTATCGCAACCAGAGCCTGTCGGTGCTGTCGGGCGTGCTGCCCGAGCATGAGTTGCGCGCGCGGCTCGCGCAGGCCGACGCGGCCGTCGTGATGAAGCTCGGCCGCAATTTCGACAAGGTGCGGCGCGTGCTCGACGAACTCGGGCTCGCGAAACGCGCGCTGTACGTCGAGCGCGCGACGATGGCGAGCCAGCGCATCGTGCCGCTCGACGAAGTCGACCCGATGGCGTCGCCGTATTTCTCGCTGCTCGTCGTGCCGGGGGAAAAATGGCAAGGATGA
- a CDS encoding precorrin-8X methylmutase, with translation MLDYIRDGQEIYRQSFATIRAEADLSQVPPDLEKLAVRVIHACGMVDVVYDLRFSAGAGTAGRTALAAGAPILCDAKMVAEGITRARLPAGNPVICTLGEPEVPDLARHLGNTRSAAALELWRPHLAGSVVVIGNAPTALFHLLDMIDAGAPRPALILGFPVGFIGAAESKAMLDADSRGVPYVALLGRRGGSAMAAAAVNALATEAE, from the coding sequence ATGCTTGACTACATTCGCGACGGGCAGGAAATCTACCGCCAGTCGTTCGCGACGATCCGCGCCGAGGCCGACCTGTCGCAGGTCCCGCCCGATCTCGAGAAACTCGCGGTGCGCGTGATCCACGCGTGCGGGATGGTCGATGTCGTCTACGACCTGCGCTTCTCGGCCGGCGCCGGCACCGCGGGCCGCACGGCGCTCGCGGCCGGCGCGCCGATCCTGTGCGATGCGAAGATGGTTGCCGAAGGCATCACGCGCGCACGGCTGCCGGCCGGCAATCCCGTGATCTGCACGCTCGGCGAACCGGAGGTGCCCGATCTCGCGCGGCATCTCGGCAACACGCGCTCGGCCGCCGCGCTCGAACTGTGGCGCCCGCATCTCGCGGGCAGCGTCGTCGTGATCGGCAATGCGCCGACCGCGCTGTTCCACCTGCTCGACATGATCGACGCCGGCGCGCCGCGCCCCGCGCTGATCCTCGGATTCCCGGTCGGCTTCATCGGCGCGGCCGAATCGAAGGCGATGCTCGACGCCGACAGCCGCGGCGTGCCGTACGTCGCGCTGCTCGGCCGGCGCGGCGGCAGCGCGATGGCGGCCGCCGCGGTCAACGCGCTCGCGACGGAGGCGGAATGA